The nucleotide window aatctcaaatataaaatatatttgtgtaacactcttttggttactacatgattccatatgtgttatttcatagttttgatgtcttcactattattctacaacgtagaatatagtaaaaataaagaaaaacccttgaatgagtaggtgtgtccaaacttttgactggtaatgtatatccTGACTGTGTTTTCTTCCATCCAGGTTGTTCAAGTTCCTGGACGAGGCGTCTCTGTTCTCCAAGCCATCGTATGCTGCCTTCATGGCCCTGCTGGACAACTACGAGAGAAACACAGGCACCACAGAGGACTTCACCCCCCAGCAGCTGGCTGAGCAGGATACCTTCCTCAAGGAGGCCATGTCCAACACCGAGCTGGGCAGAGAGCTCTACGCCTTCCTCTTCACCAAGGGTATGGTAGTATAGACATCCACTCTGTGGCCTACTGAGATAACATAAGCCAGTTTTTATATCATCATCACGTCTCTAAGAGCCCGTCTATCATTAATATGCCATACTTATCACATACAGTACCTTCCTAGCTTGCACCTACAGTTCATGTTACAGTATATCTATGATACCACCCCTTCACATTTCTATCTCAATATTGCTCACTATCTCTGATGATGTCCAAACATCTATCTCCATGTAAAGAAGGTGTACCCAACTGCACTTCAGCCCAGCTTGAACAAAAAAAGTAAATCaggtgctcgactgagggacttgaAAATCCCATTGTTTGGATCTATCTCCATGTGTAACGTGTCAGTTTGCTGTTCTCTCTTCCCCAGGACGCTACAGCTCTGAGGAGGAGTTCCTCCATGACCTGAAGATGATGTGGTTCGGCCTCTACTCCCGCTACGCTGGCAAGATGGACTCCAGCGGCTTTGAGCACATTTTTGCAGgtatgatatgtgtgtgtgtgcctgtgtttgtgtgtgtgtaaaagtgtGGTGCGTATCTAGTTTTGTTAGTGtgcaagcatgtgtgtgtgtgtttataaagtGTATCTGTGTTATTCTAGGTGAGATTAAAGGAGGGAAGATATCTGGCTTCCACAACTGGCTCCAGTTCTACCGGCTGGAGAAACAGGGTCTAATTGACTACTACAGCCACAGCTTCGATGGACCTGTAAGCACCAAACAAACCATCACATTCACAACACAACTCTGTAATCATAACATAATCATCACACAAAGTCTCCAAAAATGTTGATTTGACTGAGACCTCCCtccctgtcattctctctctctctctctctctctctctctctctctctctctctctctctctcagtggacTTCCTACCCTGATGTTCTGGGGATGCAGTTTATGTGGGATGGCTACTTCAAGCAGGTTGGTTCTTCCATCATTGGCTGCAGTCCTGAGTTCGACTTAGCCGTGTACAGTCTCTGCTACATCACCCGTCCAGGGAAACAGTGAGTACtccgttcgtgtgtgtgtgtgtgtggttcattCCTTTTTCATGATCTACCAAAGATGATGCACACACAATACATAGCCATTGCTGTTCTGCACTTCCATCCATTTTGGAACGTGTGTCACGTGATCGCTCATTATGTGAGTGTGTGCTTGTTGCCATTGTATGTTATGTTTTCATCTGGCTTTCTGTCTGCAGGTGTAAACTGAGCCTGGGAGGGAAGCCACTGGTGATCCAGACCTACACCTGGGATAAATCCTCCTATGGGAATGGGAAGAAGTACATCGGCTCCGCCTTCCCTGCCACGCCCTAGAACTGAAGCACACAGTGGCCATTCAGCATTCAACAAGCTACCAACAGTCTGTCATCACATCCCACATCGAACTAAACAATGTCCAATTTTAGTCCTGATACGCAGGAGCATTTCAATCAGAACTTGTATTTGTAAAAGAGTCAAATTTTTGTCAATGGGACAATTAATCCTAATTTAAGTTAATATAGTATGAATGTATTGTCTCACTATAAATGTAGGTGCAAAACATAGATGTTGTAATTTTACAATTTAcaatttagtaatttagcagacgctcttatcaagAGAggcttacagtagtgagtgaatACATTTTGTAGTAATAAAGCAAAGGTGGCATACCATTCAATATTGGGACTCTTGACATTTCTGCTCATGATTATTTGTACAATTGGGATTATTTTATTCTCAAAGAATGAAGATTCTAATAAATCAGGTGAGCCCAAAAATAAGTTCAGGTTGTAATGTTTTACAATCACATTTGCCAGAACTTGTCCAAGATGATCAAGAATAGTCCAACACCAAGCAGTTAGTCAAGCAATGAAAACACGTGTAGGGTATGAGAATCCTATGCACTTCTGAGGGCATGCTCAAACGATGCCCAACGGGGCTGAAAATGGGCATTTACACCCCCTAGAGCCGGCACAATGGTGACACCCCACCACTAAAGCATGTGTGTATATGACACAATCGCTTACTGTCTTACccaaacaaaaaacaaatgcGATCTCCTGAACCCCTCACCAACAAACAAATGTAAACGAAtagaaacaaaaacaggtttagcaGATCCTATTCTGCTTGACCTACTCCAAACAGTACCCACTAGCTTTTCCTATCAGCCGTACCACCCCAGCTTGTTGTGTGGATCTGCATGTGTGTAAGGCTGCTTCCAGCTGGGATGGGGAGATCGAGTTTACCCTTTCACTCATCCAGGGTGACTAACGGGATAAACTCTGGGTCTGCCGACGGAACAGGGACGCACGCTTGCACCCCTGTTTAGTGAAAGTATTAGAGGAGATGGATCTGCTTTAGATCCCATTGTCCCCCGGTATGTTAGCGTCCATGCCAAGCGAGAACACAAGGCCAGTGACTTCATGCTAAAAACACTGCCTTTCAGGAATTCATCTGATTTGGGCCTCCATAAACAGTCTCAGTCTCACATCAATTTGACAAGAAAGATATGCTCTGTGAGGAATTTCTCCAGGTCAGTTTTGTCAGACCATATTACATTTTCTGGGCAGGTGACTCTGAAAATTAGAAGAGTAAATGTCCTCTGTTTTTGAACCCAAGATGGAATCAAATTAAACCACACTGGGGCAAGAGAGAGAACAATATTCAATTGTTTCTTTTGTCGCTCTCAAAACTTCATAATCTAATTATAGCtggccacccgccaacccctccaCACATAGCCCCCCAAATGGGCTCCCCCTGGCAGAACTACTAGCCACCTGACTTTTGTTTTGTAATTATATTATCCCGCTCTCTTTAGCGTGTCGTGGCTAATGGCTGAGCGGGATGGTCCAGCTGCCCACGCAGAAACAAAGCAGCTTACTGGGCCAGACAATGGGCCCGTGGAAATGGGACGCCTGAAGGGC belongs to Salvelinus namaycush isolate Seneca chromosome 20, SaNama_1.0, whole genome shotgun sequence and includes:
- the LOC120065180 gene encoding poly(U)-specific endoribonuclease-like; translation: MKIILLVILLVTLFFQGYSTGSTSCQGRCDEKYNSQNKCHCNSKCSQYDNCCSDYEALCNAPAPGLSCQGRCGEKYNSQNKCHCNTKCGDHNNCCSDYTSLCGSSGGGDGGSDITDAEIKSMSEALYALDSNKPSASELIIDSQARVPNSETSSQNDLSPRPLFKFLDEASLFSKPSYAAFMALLDNYERNTGTTEDFTPQQLAEQDTFLKEAMSNTELGRELYAFLFTKGRYSSEEEFLHDLKMMWFGLYSRYAGKMDSSGFEHIFAGEIKGGKISGFHNWLQFYRLEKQGLIDYYSHSFDGPWTSYPDVLGMQFMWDGYFKQVGSSIIGCSPEFDLAVYSLCYITRPGKQCKLSLGGKPLVIQTYTWDKSSYGNGKKYIGSAFPATP